DNA sequence from the Streptomyces canus genome:
CTGGCCTGCTCGACCTCCTGCGCAATCAGAACGGTGGCCGGGTCACCCGCAGCTGGAATGCCTTCTCCACGAGCCCGCCGACATCGTGGAGCGCCGACCACGTTCGGGTGACGGCGAAGGCTGAGTCCCCAACGGGCTGGACCAAGGTCACAAGGCGATCAGACCTGCCGTCGTCTCTCTGAAGCCGCAGGCATCGAAGTAGAACGATCGCAAGTGCTCTTCGAAGTCGACGTGCAGCCACTCGCACCCCGCAGCACGACATCCCTCAGCAGCTGCCTTGATCAGCGCGGCTCCCACCCCGTTCGAACGATTGCGCTGAGCGACGACCGTGTCCAGGGCGAACGCATGGACGCCGCCGTCCCAGGCCACGTTGACGAAGCCAATCAAACGGTGATCCTCCCAGGCGCAGACCCAGCCGAGGCTGTGCCGTTGAAGCCTTGCACGCCAATCCGTCCGCCCGACTGGGTGATCGAATCCTTCGGCATGCAGCTTGTTGAGAGCTGAGTTGTCGACGTCGCCCCGCCACTCATATGTGATCGTCATGATCCGAACCTAGTGACCGCCGGAGCCGGACTACAGGGCGGGCGACTCACTCACCCTCGGTTGCCGTCAAAACCAGGCTCTGGCGTGGCGCTCGCTCGGGATGAACCCCACCCAGCCGGAGGGCACATCATGGACGTACACACTCATCGACGAGTCCGACAGGTGCCCCAGCAGGTCGGACACGACGGAACGGTCGGTGCCACCGCGGATCCAGTGCGTCGCCGCGCCGTGGCGGACCATGTGCGGGCGGGCGATCAGGTCAGCCGCGCGCGCGAGGCGGTCGAAGAGGTCCTTGGCATTGGAATAGGTCATCGCCCGGCCCAGCGGGGCCCGGAAGAGGTTCACCAAAACCTGCTCGGTGAACTCGGCCTCCGGCACCGCTGCCCGCTCGTAAAGGTAGTCGGCGTAACAGGCGACCAGCTCGGTGGTCACCGGGATGACCCGCGGCCGCCGCGACTTCGCCCAGGCCCCGTTGCTGTTCAGCCGGCGCCGCACGTGCACGTGCGGGCCCTTCACCTGGCAGCCGAACGCCTGGGAGTCGGCGAGCAGGTGCATGTCCTCCCGGCGCAGCCTCAGCGCCTCGCCGATCCGCATCCCCGTGCCCCACAGCAGCAGCACCAGAAAGCGGTCCCGCGCGTGCCGGGCCACCTCCACCAGGCGCGCGATCTGCTCGATGGTCAGCCACTCGATCCCCGCGTCCAGCGACGCCAGCTTGATCAGCCGGGACCGAACCGTACGGCGCTGGTCGTCCTCGCCCGGGTCGTAGCCCGGCGGCAG
Encoded proteins:
- a CDS encoding GNAT family N-acetyltransferase, which codes for MTITYEWRGDVDNSALNKLHAEGFDHPVGRTDWRARLQRHSLGWVCAWEDHRLIGFVNVAWDGGVHAFALDTVVAQRNRSNGVGAALIKAAAEGCRAAGCEWLHVDFEEHLRSFYFDACGFRETTAGLIAL
- a CDS encoding tyrosine-type recombinase/integrase yields the protein MAFGVRMGWVAKELLGQLTEPKYLRYLPPGYDPGEDDQRRTVRSRLIKLASLDAGIEWLTIEQIARLVEVARHARDRFLVLLLWGTGMRIGEALRLRREDMHLLADSQAFGCQVKGPHVHVRRRLNSNGAWAKSRRPRVIPVTTELVACYADYLYERAAVPEAEFTEQVLVNLFRAPLGRAMTYSNAKDLFDRLARAADLIARPHMVRHGAATHWIRGGTDRSVVSDLLGHLSDSSMSVYVHDVPSGWVGFIPSERHARAWF